From a region of the Streptacidiphilus albus JL83 genome:
- a CDS encoding MFS transporter: MEVFEVASWSEHLRQHDGRLTGYDVELLERARRLADQEPTARHLLPPP, translated from the coding sequence GTGGAGGTCTTCGAGGTCGCCTCCTGGTCCGAGCATCTGCGGCAGCACGACGGGCGGTTGACCGGCTACGACGTCGAACTGCTGGAGCGGGCGCGGAGGCTGGCCGACCAGGAGCCCACCGCCCGGCACCTGCTGCCCCCGCCGTGA
- a CDS encoding glycosyltransferase family 39 protein has protein sequence MTTVDTAAPRTTAPDRPAPGTAPLIRRILPAVAGYLAVRAVGLLLLLAYGRGHHHSTLARLAVAWDGGWYVRIAQTGYRVSNGLIGQHGIPYSPRAFFPLYPWLARLLGHQLSVGAGTALVVVSGAAGVAAAAGIYACAAHCCGHRVGVVAAVLWGVLPLAAIENLAYSEALFTAFAAWALYAVLSGRWLWAGTLTVLAGLTRPTAMALTGAVVLAALLELRRWHRSDPLPWRPLAGALLAPLGWVGYMLWTDWVVGSPMGYFHIQDAWGSSFDAGISTVAWYVGLVFVHRSWSGLVTGLTAIAYVWLFREALRRRQPPALLAFSAGLLVLDLGNSSAHPPLARFLLPAFALLFPLAERIAALPVRRRTALLTCATLLSGGYGVFVVFLGAAPS, from the coding sequence GTGACCACAGTCGACACGGCCGCGCCGCGGACCACAGCCCCGGACCGCCCCGCCCCAGGGACCGCGCCGCTGATCCGGCGAATACTCCCGGCCGTGGCCGGCTACCTCGCCGTCCGGGCCGTGGGCCTGCTGCTGTTGCTGGCCTACGGACGCGGCCACCACCACTCGACCCTCGCCCGGCTGGCCGTCGCCTGGGACGGCGGCTGGTACGTCCGGATCGCGCAGACCGGCTACCGGGTCTCCAACGGCCTGATCGGGCAGCACGGCATCCCCTACTCGCCGCGCGCCTTCTTCCCGCTCTACCCCTGGCTCGCCCGGCTGCTCGGCCATCAACTGTCGGTCGGGGCCGGCACCGCACTGGTGGTCGTCTCCGGCGCGGCCGGGGTCGCCGCCGCCGCCGGGATCTACGCCTGCGCCGCGCACTGCTGCGGCCACCGGGTCGGAGTGGTCGCCGCCGTGCTCTGGGGCGTGCTGCCGCTCGCCGCGATCGAGAACCTGGCCTACTCCGAGGCCCTGTTCACCGCCTTCGCGGCCTGGGCGCTGTACGCGGTGCTGAGCGGACGCTGGCTCTGGGCCGGGACGCTGACCGTGCTCGCCGGGCTGACCCGGCCCACCGCGATGGCGCTCACCGGCGCCGTGGTCCTGGCCGCGCTGCTCGAACTGCGCCGGTGGCACCGCAGCGACCCGCTGCCCTGGCGACCGCTGGCCGGGGCGCTGCTGGCACCGCTGGGCTGGGTCGGCTACATGCTGTGGACGGACTGGGTCGTCGGCTCGCCCATGGGCTACTTCCACATCCAGGACGCCTGGGGCTCCAGCTTCGACGCCGGGATCTCGACCGTCGCCTGGTACGTCGGCCTGGTCTTCGTCCACCGCTCCTGGTCCGGGCTGGTGACCGGGCTGACGGCGATCGCCTACGTCTGGCTCTTCCGGGAGGCGCTGCGCCGCCGTCAGCCACCGGCCCTGCTGGCCTTCAGCGCCGGGCTGCTGGTGCTCGACCTCGGCAACTCCTCCGCCCACCCGCCGCTGGCCCGCTTCCTGCTGCCCGCCTTCGCCCTGCTCTTCCCGCTGGCGGAGCGGATCGCGGCGCTGCCGGTCCGGCGCCGGACCGCCCTGCTGACCTGCGCCACGCTGCTCTCGGGCGGCTACGGCGTCTTCGTGGTCTTCCTCGGCGCGGCCCCCTCGTAG
- a CDS encoding GNAT family N-acetyltransferase, with the protein MLERPRRSRLRRPTKRKPEPLTAAPPDVTDVPGAHQYQARYGEALAGLAQYLRSPGLIAFVHTEVDPRYEGRGVGSALVRTSLDRARADGDRVLAVCPFYAAWIARHPDYQDLLHTNRSQVTD; encoded by the coding sequence ATGCTGGAGCGACCGAGGCGGAGCAGACTCCGCCGCCCGACGAAGCGAAAGCCGGAACCGTTGACCGCAGCACCCCCCGACGTCACCGACGTCCCCGGCGCCCACCAGTACCAGGCCCGCTACGGGGAGGCGCTGGCCGGTCTGGCCCAGTACCTCCGCTCCCCCGGGCTGATCGCCTTCGTCCACACCGAGGTCGACCCGCGCTACGAGGGCCGGGGCGTCGGCTCGGCGCTGGTGCGGACCTCGCTCGACCGGGCCCGTGCCGACGGGGACCGGGTGCTCGCCGTCTGCCCCTTCTACGCCGCGTGGATCGCGCGCCATCCCGACTACCAGGACCTGCTCCACACCAACCGCAGCCAGGTCACGGACTGA
- a CDS encoding VOC family protein, with protein sequence MASIETLTLEVADPTAAAHFYAALGLGDRVHLRASEAPTSGFRGYTLSLTVSQPGNVDRLVGAALDAGATALKPAAKSLWGYGGVVRAPDGAIWKVATSKKKDTAPASLAFDEIVLLIGAADVAASKQFYVDRGLAVGKSFGRKYVEFATPSSAVKLALYGRKALAKDAGVPIDGTGSHRLVLGSDAGPFTDPDGFVWEAAQPTPAP encoded by the coding sequence ATGGCATCCATCGAAACCCTCACCCTTGAGGTGGCCGACCCCACGGCCGCCGCCCACTTCTACGCCGCCCTCGGCCTGGGCGACCGGGTGCACCTGCGGGCCTCGGAGGCGCCGACCTCCGGCTTCCGCGGCTACACGCTCTCGCTCACGGTGTCCCAGCCGGGCAACGTCGACCGCCTGGTCGGAGCCGCCCTCGACGCCGGCGCCACCGCCCTGAAGCCGGCCGCGAAGTCCCTCTGGGGCTACGGCGGCGTGGTCCGGGCCCCGGACGGGGCGATCTGGAAGGTCGCGACGTCGAAGAAGAAGGACACCGCCCCCGCCTCGCTGGCGTTCGACGAGATCGTGCTGCTGATCGGAGCGGCGGACGTGGCCGCGAGCAAGCAGTTCTACGTCGACCGCGGCCTCGCCGTCGGCAAGAGCTTCGGCCGCAAGTACGTCGAGTTCGCCACCCCGTCGAGCGCGGTCAAGCTGGCGCTCTACGGGCGCAAGGCGCTGGCCAAGGACGCCGGCGTCCCGATCGACGGCACCGGTTCGCACCGGCTGGTGCTCGGCAGCGACGCCGGTCCCTTCACCGACCCGGACGGGTTCGTCTGGGAGGCCGCGCAGCCGACGCCGGCCCCCTGA
- a CDS encoding LCP family protein, with protein MGAATAGVVAVAGGGATYLYFQLNGNIHTAQLYSGANRAKAVGVEKADPFGRYPLNVLLIGSDTRGTAADAKLGGDGGAGANADVEMIVHLSADRSNITVMSIPRDTMMQLPACTDSKTGASESGLDRKITNSLQWGPSCTAMAVHKLTGITIDDFAVVDFGGVVAISNALGGVNVCVSSNMYDIDSGLKLTKGYHQLKGVSALEFLRTRHGFGDGSDNQGRTAGTHIFFTDMTNKLKSAGTVTNVGAMYSIANAATKALTVSPDLGSPLKLINLADDLNKVPTDRITFTTMQNDQDPDDSSSVVVDPAAQNLFDAIKSDQSLTAANGSASGAGRATSTATAAAATAPQVSLSSIAVDVYNGTEVDGRQNTIAAELISDGFSSGTAGHPHADVPTSSLTYGPGQAAQAQAVAKVLGLPSGELKQGGSAGLSLVIGADWTSGDAFPHSTPSAPPVNTASALASTGVQYANNNGTCATVSPDQTENKLGLAGGADWESPPESPLQMYNLYPNVPDSAP; from the coding sequence GTGGGCGCGGCCACCGCCGGCGTGGTGGCGGTGGCCGGGGGCGGGGCGACCTACCTGTACTTCCAGCTGAACGGCAACATCCACACCGCGCAGCTGTACAGCGGCGCCAACCGGGCCAAGGCCGTGGGCGTGGAGAAGGCGGACCCCTTCGGCCGGTACCCGCTCAACGTCCTGCTGATCGGCTCGGACACCCGGGGCACCGCCGCGGACGCCAAGCTCGGCGGCGACGGCGGCGCCGGCGCCAACGCGGACGTGGAGATGATCGTCCACCTCTCCGCGGACCGCAGCAACATCACCGTGATGAGCATCCCGCGCGACACCATGATGCAGCTCCCGGCCTGCACCGACAGCAAGACCGGGGCGAGCGAGTCGGGGCTCGACCGCAAGATCACGAACAGTCTCCAGTGGGGTCCCAGCTGCACCGCGATGGCGGTGCACAAGCTGACCGGGATCACCATCGACGACTTCGCGGTGGTCGACTTCGGCGGGGTCGTCGCCATCTCCAACGCGCTGGGCGGCGTCAATGTCTGCGTCAGCAGCAATATGTACGACATCGACTCCGGGCTGAAGCTGACCAAGGGCTACCACCAGCTCAAGGGCGTGTCCGCACTGGAGTTCCTGCGCACCCGGCACGGCTTCGGCGACGGCAGCGACAACCAGGGCCGTACCGCCGGGACCCACATCTTCTTCACCGACATGACCAACAAGCTGAAGAGCGCGGGCACGGTCACCAATGTCGGGGCGATGTACAGCATCGCCAACGCGGCCACCAAGGCGCTGACGGTCAGTCCCGACCTCGGCAGCCCCCTCAAGCTGATCAATCTGGCCGACGACCTGAACAAGGTGCCGACCGACCGGATCACCTTCACCACCATGCAGAACGACCAGGATCCCGACGACTCGTCCTCGGTGGTGGTGGACCCGGCTGCGCAGAACCTCTTCGACGCGATCAAGAGCGACCAGTCGCTGACCGCCGCCAACGGTTCGGCCAGCGGCGCCGGCAGGGCCACGTCGACGGCCACCGCCGCGGCCGCCACGGCCCCGCAGGTGTCCCTCTCCTCGATCGCCGTCGACGTCTACAACGGCACCGAGGTCGACGGCCGGCAGAACACCATCGCCGCCGAGCTGATCAGCGACGGCTTCAGCTCCGGCACGGCCGGCCATCCGCACGCCGACGTCCCGACCAGCTCGCTGACCTACGGTCCGGGCCAGGCCGCCCAGGCGCAGGCCGTGGCGAAGGTCCTCGGCCTGCCCTCCGGCGAGCTGAAGCAGGGCGGCTCCGCCGGACTGTCGCTGGTCATCGGGGCGGACTGGACCAGCGGCGACGCCTTCCCGCACTCGACGCCCTCGGCCCCGCCGGTCAACACCGCCTCGGCGCTGGCCAGCACCGGCGTCCAGTACGCCAACAACAACGGCACCTGCGCCACGGTGAGCCCCGACCAGACCGAGAACAAGCTCGGGCTGGCCGGCGGCGCCGACTGGGAGAGTCCGCCGGAGAGCCCGCTGCAGATGTACAACCTCTACCCGAACGTCCCCGACTCCGCCCCGTAG
- a CDS encoding EamA family transporter, whose translation MTERSTARAGQFGATAWTALGLVYVVWGSTYLGIRIMDRTAPPFLAAATRFLIATLLLGAFFALRRGPRSLRITRRQLASCALVGLLLLVGGNGLVVLAETEVPSGLTALLVAAVPLWVAVLRAVSGDRPRRTTVLGVLIGFAGLVVLSVPGITGSVRLGGLLLVMAAALLWSLGSFASARLPMPADPFVASAYEMLAGGIGDLLLGFARGEQHRVHLASVGLESWLALGYLVVFGSVVAFSAYAWLLQNAPLSLVSTYAYVNPVVAVALGWLVLAEPVSWPIAVGGGIVVAGVCVVVSTERRRQPEPAEAGAADPVAERVPPVEEAEDVRGSAR comes from the coding sequence GTGACGGAGCGGAGCACGGCCCGGGCCGGGCAGTTCGGTGCGACGGCCTGGACGGCCCTCGGGCTGGTCTACGTGGTGTGGGGCTCGACCTACCTCGGCATCAGGATCATGGACCGGACCGCTCCGCCGTTCCTCGCCGCCGCCACCCGGTTCCTGATCGCCACACTGCTGCTGGGCGCCTTCTTCGCGCTGCGCCGAGGACCGCGGTCGCTGCGGATCACCCGGCGGCAGCTGGCCTCCTGCGCCCTGGTCGGACTGCTGCTGCTGGTCGGCGGCAACGGGCTGGTGGTGCTGGCGGAGACGGAGGTCCCCTCCGGGCTGACCGCACTGCTGGTCGCCGCCGTGCCGCTGTGGGTGGCGGTGCTGCGCGCGGTCTCCGGCGACCGGCCGCGCCGGACCACAGTCCTCGGCGTGCTGATCGGCTTCGCCGGGCTGGTCGTGCTGAGCGTGCCCGGGATCACCGGCAGCGTCCGGCTCGGCGGACTGCTGCTGGTGATGGCCGCCGCGCTGCTCTGGTCGCTGGGCTCCTTCGCCTCGGCCCGGCTGCCGATGCCGGCCGACCCGTTCGTCGCCAGCGCCTACGAGATGCTGGCCGGCGGGATCGGGGACCTGCTGCTGGGGTTCGCACGCGGCGAGCAGCACCGGGTGCACCTGGCCTCGGTCGGCCTCGAATCCTGGCTGGCCCTGGGCTACCTGGTGGTCTTCGGCTCGGTGGTGGCCTTCTCCGCCTACGCCTGGCTGCTGCAGAACGCGCCGCTCTCGCTGGTCTCCACCTACGCCTACGTCAACCCGGTGGTGGCGGTGGCGCTGGGCTGGCTGGTCCTGGCCGAGCCGGTGAGCTGGCCGATCGCGGTCGGCGGCGGGATCGTCGTGGCGGGGGTGTGCGTGGTCGTCAGCACCGAACGGCGGCGGCAGCCGGAGCCGGCAGAGGCGGGGGCGGCGGATCCGGTCGCGGAGCGGGTGCCGCCGGTCGAGGAGGCCGAGGACGTACGCGGGTCAGCTCGCTGA
- a CDS encoding MFS transporter, whose translation MGGSVPGEVALASAKGRWVLATTVLGSAMAMLDGSAVNIALPRIGEDLHAPLSALQWAVDAYLLTLAGLILLGGALGDRYGRRRVFLTGVVWFALASAACGLAPDVEVLVAARALQGVGGALLAPGSLALIQAIFREQDRPAAVGLWSGLGGVAGALGPLAGGWLVGGPGWRWVFLINLPLAAVVLAIALRQVPENRDESASGRFDLGGAGLAALALGSLTAALTAAPTAPTLAAWAGAAAVAAGAAFVLTERRSARPMLPLDLFASRLFTVVNVATVLIYAALGGVLFFLVLELQVAAGFPPLEAGLSTLPVTLLMLLFSPAAARLGQRIGPRLPLTLGPLLAGAGILLMLRIGADASYAADVLPAAVVLGAGMTLLVAPLTATALAAAEDRRAGIASGVNNAAARTGSLLAVAALPALVGLSGTEYQRAAVVDGAFRGAMAICAGLMFAAALLSWVAVRPKT comes from the coding sequence ATGGGCGGTTCGGTGCCGGGCGAGGTCGCACTGGCGAGCGCGAAGGGGCGCTGGGTACTGGCCACCACCGTGCTCGGTTCGGCGATGGCGATGCTCGACGGCTCGGCCGTCAACATCGCCCTGCCCCGGATCGGGGAGGACCTGCACGCCCCGCTCTCCGCCCTGCAGTGGGCCGTCGACGCCTACCTGCTCACGCTCGCCGGGCTGATCCTGCTCGGCGGCGCGCTCGGCGACCGCTACGGGCGGCGCCGGGTGTTCCTGACCGGCGTGGTCTGGTTCGCCCTGGCCTCGGCGGCCTGCGGGCTCGCGCCCGACGTCGAGGTGCTGGTCGCGGCGCGGGCGCTGCAGGGGGTGGGCGGGGCGCTGCTCGCCCCGGGCTCACTGGCGCTGATCCAGGCGATCTTCCGGGAACAGGACCGCCCGGCGGCGGTCGGGCTGTGGTCCGGGCTCGGCGGCGTGGCCGGGGCGCTCGGCCCGCTGGCCGGGGGCTGGCTGGTCGGCGGCCCCGGCTGGCGCTGGGTCTTCCTGATCAATCTGCCGCTGGCGGCGGTCGTGCTGGCGATCGCCCTGCGCCAGGTGCCGGAGAACCGGGACGAGTCCGCCTCCGGCCGGTTCGACCTGGGCGGCGCGGGGCTGGCCGCGCTGGCGCTCGGCTCGCTGACCGCCGCGCTGACGGCGGCCCCGACCGCGCCGACGCTCGCGGCCTGGGCGGGCGCGGCGGCGGTCGCCGCCGGCGCGGCCTTCGTCCTGACGGAGCGCCGGTCCGCCCGGCCGATGCTGCCGCTGGACCTGTTCGCCTCCCGGCTGTTCACCGTGGTGAACGTGGCCACCGTGCTGATCTACGCGGCCCTGGGCGGCGTGCTCTTCTTCCTGGTGCTGGAACTCCAGGTGGCGGCCGGCTTCCCGCCGCTGGAGGCCGGCCTCAGCACCCTGCCGGTCACCCTGCTGATGCTGCTCTTCTCCCCGGCCGCGGCCCGGCTCGGCCAGCGGATCGGCCCCCGGCTGCCGCTGACGCTGGGCCCGCTGCTGGCCGGGGCCGGGATCCTGCTGATGCTGCGGATCGGTGCCGACGCCTCCTACGCCGCCGACGTCCTGCCGGCCGCGGTGGTGCTGGGCGCCGGGATGACGCTGCTGGTCGCGCCGCTGACCGCGACCGCGCTGGCCGCCGCCGAGGACCGGCGCGCGGGCATCGCCAGCGGCGTCAACAACGCGGCGGCGCGCACCGGCAGCCTGCTCGCGGTGGCGGCGCTGCCGGCCCTGGTCGGGTTGTCCGGCACCGAGTACCAGCGGGCCGCCGTGGTCGACGGGGCGTTCCGGGGCGCGATGGCGATCTGCGCCGGGCTGATGTTCGCGGCGGCGCTGCTGTCCTGGGTCGCGGTGCGGCCGAAAACCTGA
- a CDS encoding alpha-hydroxy-acid oxidizing protein → MSAQFGDFQNEIYFSALFGTLPTLPMAFAELERRAESALPPSVWSYVAGGAGDEFTQRANVRAFAQWGLVPRMLVGAAQRDLTVELFGLTLPSPLFLSPIGVIGLCAQDGHGDLATARAAARLGVPMVASTLSVDPLEEVAKGFGDTPGFFQLYTPTDRELAESLVRRAEAAGFKGIVVTLDTWVTGWRPRDLSTGNFPQLRGHCLANYFTDPVFRSRLAKTPEEDQGAAVTAWTRIFGNPLTWADLDWLRSLTSLPLILKGLCHPEDVRRARDGGIDAVYCSNHGGRQANGGLPALDALPEVVAAAEGLPVLFDSGVRSGADAAKALALGATAVGVGRPYAYGLALGGTDGLVHVLRSLLAELDLIMAVDGYPTLADLVPDALRRLSPTVGES, encoded by the coding sequence ATGAGCGCTCAGTTCGGGGACTTCCAGAACGAGATCTACTTCAGTGCCCTGTTCGGCACGCTGCCCACGCTGCCGATGGCCTTCGCCGAACTGGAGCGAAGGGCCGAGTCCGCGCTGCCGCCCTCCGTGTGGTCCTACGTCGCGGGCGGCGCGGGGGACGAGTTCACCCAACGGGCCAATGTCCGGGCGTTCGCGCAGTGGGGGCTGGTGCCCCGGATGCTGGTCGGGGCCGCGCAGCGGGACCTGACCGTGGAGCTGTTCGGGCTGACCCTGCCCTCGCCGCTGTTCCTGTCCCCGATCGGGGTGATCGGGCTGTGCGCCCAGGACGGCCACGGCGATCTCGCCACGGCCAGGGCCGCCGCCCGGCTGGGCGTGCCGATGGTGGCGTCCACGCTCTCGGTCGACCCGCTGGAGGAGGTCGCCAAGGGGTTCGGCGACACCCCCGGCTTCTTCCAGCTCTACACCCCGACCGACCGCGAACTGGCCGAGAGCCTGGTCCGGCGTGCGGAGGCGGCAGGTTTCAAGGGCATCGTGGTCACCCTGGACACCTGGGTCACCGGCTGGCGTCCGCGCGACCTGTCCACCGGCAACTTCCCGCAGCTGCGCGGGCACTGCCTGGCCAACTACTTCACCGACCCGGTGTTCCGCTCGCGGCTGGCGAAGACCCCGGAGGAGGACCAGGGCGCGGCCGTGACGGCCTGGACCCGGATCTTCGGCAACCCGCTGACCTGGGCCGACCTGGACTGGCTGCGCTCGCTGACCAGCCTGCCGCTGATCCTCAAGGGGCTCTGCCACCCGGAGGACGTCCGCCGGGCCAGGGACGGCGGCATCGACGCCGTCTACTGCTCCAACCACGGCGGCCGGCAGGCCAACGGCGGGCTGCCCGCGCTCGACGCCCTGCCCGAGGTGGTGGCCGCCGCCGAGGGCCTGCCGGTGCTCTTCGACTCCGGCGTGCGCTCCGGCGCGGACGCCGCCAAGGCGCTGGCGCTCGGTGCCACCGCCGTCGGCGTCGGCCGCCCCTACGCCTACGGGCTGGCCCTCGGCGGCACTGACGGGCTCGTCCACGTGCTGCGCTCGCTGCTGGCCGAGCTCGACCTGATCATGGCGGTGGACGGCTACCCGACCCTGGCCGACCTCGTCCCGGACGCGCTGCGACGGCTGTCGCCGACGGTCGGCGAGAGCTAG
- a CDS encoding (4Fe-4S)-binding protein has protein sequence MADQRTRSYPGRGITVEYEVGRCLHAAECVRGLPGVFDTERRPWIDPDGAPPDAVAEVIRRCPSGALRYRRTDGGPDERPPVPTRVTRRPDGVLHLHGDLRIETPDGPESATRAMLCGCDRTANPPYCDHSGRCAEHDPAGHDSPGHDSAEHDKGSTSEQA, from the coding sequence ATGGCAGACCAACGAACCAGGAGCTACCCGGGCCGGGGCATCACCGTCGAGTACGAGGTCGGCCGGTGCCTGCACGCCGCCGAGTGCGTCCGCGGACTGCCCGGGGTGTTCGACACGGAGCGCCGACCATGGATCGACCCGGACGGGGCCCCGCCGGACGCCGTCGCCGAGGTGATCCGGCGCTGCCCCAGCGGGGCCCTCCGCTACCGCCGCACCGACGGCGGCCCGGACGAGCGGCCACCGGTCCCGACCCGGGTCACCCGGCGCCCGGACGGCGTGCTCCACCTGCACGGCGACCTGCGGATCGAGACCCCGGACGGGCCGGAGAGCGCGACCAGGGCGATGCTCTGCGGCTGCGACCGGACCGCGAACCCGCCCTACTGCGACCACAGCGGCCGCTGCGCCGAGCACGACCCCGCCGGGCACGACTCCCCCGGGCACGACTCCGCCGAGCACGACAAAGGCAGCACCAGCGAGCAGGCTTGA